In Bacteroidota bacterium, a genomic segment contains:
- a CDS encoding IS1595 family transposase — MNLINFIYQFPDETTCKLRFKEIRDQEGVVCRKCGSKDHYWLGTIWQYQCKFCKTRTTLRSGTVMQASKLPYRYWFIAMHLLTGTKKTFSALELQRQLGHKYYEPVWFMLQKLRKTMGIRDQQYKLDKVVELDEGFFESVDTEKESDKKGEKLKRGRGSQRQTKVMVMASTIHPATKPGKHKKPTKFRYVRMVVVEDMKADTVEQTVENCIDSDSIVNTDNYRSYNGLSDHVWVHNAQIVQPKQAGKVLPWVHTMVSNAKRNLLGVHHMISKKYFQDYIDEFCYKVNRRYFGEKLFDRLLIACVSYNYKNFVNVNR; from the coding sequence GTGAATTTAATCAATTTTATCTATCAATTTCCTGACGAAACCACTTGTAAACTAAGGTTTAAGGAAATACGAGACCAGGAAGGAGTAGTATGCCGAAAATGTGGCAGCAAAGATCACTATTGGCTTGGCACCATATGGCAATACCAATGTAAATTTTGCAAAACAAGGACAACTCTGCGCAGCGGGACTGTAATGCAAGCCAGTAAACTGCCCTACAGGTATTGGTTTATAGCGATGCATTTGTTGACAGGGACAAAGAAAACCTTTTCAGCTTTAGAGCTTCAAAGGCAGTTAGGGCACAAATACTATGAACCCGTGTGGTTTATGTTGCAGAAGTTGAGAAAAACAATGGGGATAAGGGACCAACAATATAAACTCGATAAGGTTGTAGAATTAGATGAAGGATTCTTTGAAAGTGTTGATACAGAGAAAGAATCCGACAAAAAAGGAGAGAAGCTAAAGAGAGGTAGAGGCAGCCAGCGGCAAACCAAAGTCATGGTCATGGCCTCCACCATTCATCCGGCAACAAAACCGGGAAAACATAAAAAGCCCACGAAATTTAGGTATGTAAGAATGGTAGTTGTTGAGGATATGAAAGCGGATACTGTAGAACAAACCGTGGAGAACTGTATCGATAGCGATTCAATAGTGAATACTGATAACTATCGAAGTTACAACGGTTTGTCAGATCATGTTTGGGTTCACAATGCTCAAATCGTCCAGCCTAAACAAGCCGGGAAAGTATTGCCTTGGGTGCATACAATGGTAAGTAATGCCAAACGAAATTTACTTGGAGTACATCATATGATATCAAAGAAATACTTCCAGGATTACATTGATGAATTCTGCTATAAGGTGAATCGTAGGTATTTTGGAGAGAAACTATTTGACAGATTGTTAATTGCCTGCGTTTCTTATAATTATAAAAATTTTGTTAATGTTAACCGATAG
- a CDS encoding YCF48-related protein, whose translation MFLLSLSGFFSSAQQWVNCSPFTYEYSFINGSFISAHEGWIKQTSLNLAHTLYHTYNGAITFEPIYTLEDTTHYFLYFQFVDSLNGWATTKPGNNFFMRTLNGGRNWENITDTTLMGSNENSVQATSAFYFVNKEMGFCNGQDTSTHECIIYKTVDGGLTWHKTTVPDYESHGIYSDWLRVNSFYFIDTIHGWAACSYEFDAGMSLYTVDGGETWDIGIQPDPPDVFDIYFTTPSVGGAVGRNAFYSFVYITNDNFNTITHFYEAWDLEMQQFAEAICFQNDSVIWVTGVPGIIYRSTDTGATFEVFQIVENADMGLFDIQFFGNTGYIWGSKNHLLKFTDTASNAIKEENKEFDINRKSIFIYPNPANNNINIKYILSNPDVIEIVIYNCNGQKVYDKVIGKQNPGEYKYCIRTGILDPDIYILNLKGKFINETDKLTVIK comes from the coding sequence ATGTTTCTTTTATCATTATCAGGCTTTTTTTCCTCAGCTCAGCAATGGGTAAATTGCTCACCTTTTACATATGAATACTCATTCATTAATGGAAGTTTTATTTCTGCCCATGAAGGATGGATAAAACAAACTTCGCTGAATTTAGCCCATACATTGTATCATACATATAATGGCGCTATAACATTTGAACCTATTTATACACTTGAAGACACAACACACTACTTTTTATATTTTCAATTTGTCGATAGTCTGAATGGCTGGGCAACAACAAAGCCTGGTAATAATTTTTTTATGCGGACATTAAACGGAGGAAGAAACTGGGAGAATATTACCGATACAACACTCATGGGTTCAAATGAAAACAGTGTTCAGGCAACATCAGCTTTTTATTTTGTCAATAAAGAAATGGGTTTCTGTAATGGCCAGGATACCTCCACCCATGAATGCATCATTTATAAGACTGTTGATGGTGGTTTAACCTGGCATAAAACAACAGTGCCAGATTATGAATCGCATGGCATCTATTCTGATTGGCTAAGGGTCAATTCATTTTATTTCATCGACACCATCCATGGTTGGGCAGCCTGCTCCTATGAATTTGATGCAGGAATGAGCTTATATACTGTTGATGGAGGAGAAACATGGGATATAGGCATTCAACCGGACCCTCCGGATGTATTCGATATTTACTTTACCACCCCATCAGTCGGGGGGGCTGTCGGTAGGAATGCCTTTTATAGTTTTGTCTATATTACCAATGATAATTTTAATACGATTACCCATTTCTATGAAGCATGGGATTTGGAGATGCAACAGTTTGCAGAGGCTATTTGTTTTCAAAACGATTCTGTTATATGGGTTACAGGTGTTCCTGGTATTATCTATCGCAGCACGGATACCGGGGCTACCTTTGAAGTATTTCAGATAGTTGAAAATGCAGATATGGGATTGTTCGATATCCAGTTTTTCGGAAATACAGGGTATATATGGGGTTCTAAAAATCATCTTTTAAAATTCACGGATACTGCCTCTAATGCTATAAAAGAAGAAAATAAAGAATTTGATATTAATCGCAAATCCATATTCATTTATCCCAATCCGGCCAATAATAATATTAATATTAAATATATCCTGTCAAATCCAGATGTGATAGAAATCGTTATTTATAATTGTAACGGGCAGAAAGTATATGACAAAGTAATTGGTAAACAAAATCCGGGAGAATATAAATATTGCATAAGAACCGGAATATTAGATCCGGATATATATATATTAAACCTGAAAGGTAAATTTATAAATGAAACAGATAAATTAACTGTTATAAAGTAA